The Nocardioides sp. S5 genome includes a window with the following:
- a CDS encoding Rieske 2Fe-2S domain-containing protein — MVTQKKVSAPSSSAPAQVDMAAVREAVDWVNGRVNASIHFDPEIYRAEADRVFNRAWLVVGHEDMVRKPGDYITNYMGEVGVIVARDRAGEIGVMVNKCAHRGNQVCLFDRGNVKGFTCSYHGWSYGLDGELTGAPMEQHFYRDELDKPAWGLERARVANFHGLIFATFDQSAPSLEEWLGEDTCWWVENYLLATPLGGLESMPGWHRYHSPGNWKLVSENFIGDNYHVFSATHVAWLSLIQHNLEQGSKHPMLTYPASSTETPMWEVSAGGEGISAPMGLGMVTIDDEGGYARDLAEAKGLGPEAVEWVEYRRQKYAELTKDMGGSPYGFMNGGIFPNFGFMGYFSPMVGRHFQTFHPRGPRGHECWQWTMVERDAPQVIKDLAAQRVFQGQHMAGVIAPDDVENFERMVEAAGPERNWARPLHYGLQLGRENEGPDGIPGIVGPNPSEVDQRRFYKFWLEMMERKQA, encoded by the coding sequence ATGGTCACCCAAAAGAAGGTCTCAGCCCCGTCGTCCAGTGCGCCGGCTCAGGTGGACATGGCGGCCGTGCGCGAGGCAGTCGACTGGGTGAACGGACGCGTCAACGCGTCCATTCACTTTGATCCGGAGATCTACCGCGCAGAGGCGGACCGGGTCTTCAACCGAGCCTGGCTGGTTGTTGGGCACGAAGACATGGTGCGTAAGCCGGGCGACTACATCACCAACTACATGGGCGAGGTAGGGGTCATCGTGGCCCGGGACCGAGCCGGCGAGATCGGCGTGATGGTCAACAAGTGCGCCCACCGCGGTAACCAAGTCTGTCTCTTCGACCGCGGCAACGTGAAGGGCTTCACGTGCTCCTACCACGGCTGGAGCTACGGCCTAGACGGCGAGCTCACTGGTGCGCCGATGGAGCAGCACTTCTACCGCGACGAACTCGACAAGCCGGCCTGGGGACTGGAGCGCGCCCGAGTGGCGAACTTCCATGGCCTCATCTTCGCCACGTTTGACCAGTCCGCGCCCTCACTCGAGGAGTGGCTGGGCGAGGACACGTGCTGGTGGGTTGAGAACTACCTCCTGGCCACTCCGCTCGGCGGTCTGGAGTCAATGCCTGGCTGGCACCGATACCACTCGCCCGGCAACTGGAAGCTGGTGAGCGAGAACTTCATCGGAGACAACTACCACGTCTTCTCAGCGACCCACGTCGCGTGGCTGTCGCTTATTCAGCATAACCTGGAGCAGGGGAGCAAGCACCCAATGCTCACCTACCCCGCCTCCTCAACCGAGACGCCCATGTGGGAGGTGAGCGCCGGCGGCGAAGGCATCAGCGCGCCCATGGGTCTTGGAATGGTCACCATCGACGACGAAGGCGGGTACGCACGCGATCTTGCCGAGGCCAAAGGACTCGGGCCCGAGGCAGTGGAGTGGGTGGAGTACCGGCGCCAGAAGTATGCAGAACTCACGAAGGACATGGGCGGAAGTCCGTACGGGTTCATGAACGGCGGGATCTTCCCCAACTTCGGATTCATGGGCTACTTCTCGCCCATGGTGGGCCGACACTTCCAGACGTTCCATCCGCGCGGACCGCGGGGTCACGAGTGTTGGCAGTGGACGATGGTTGAGCGTGACGCCCCCCAGGTCATCAAGGACCTTGCTGCCCAGCGGGTCTTCCAGGGCCAGCACATGGCGGGTGTCATCGCTCCCGATGACGTCGAGAACTTCGAGCGCATGGTCGAGGCTGCGGGGCCGGAACGAAACTGGGCCCGCCCGCTGCACTACGGACTGCAGCTCGGGCGAGAGAACGAGGGGCCGGACGGCATCCCCGGCATCGTCGGGCCCAACCCCAGCGAGGTCGACCAGCGGCGCTTTTACAAGTTCTGGCTGGAGATGATGGAAAGGAAGCAGGCATGA
- a CDS encoding acyl-CoA desaturase, translating to MAFLQHSPLRRSYADLTDVEVEEIGRTLDALREEVLADRGARDAAYVRRVIAVQRCLEVGGRVVLLGSRSRTAWWLGTTSLALAKVLDNMEIGHNVLHGQWDWMRDPRIHSSTWEWDHASAPSQWQRAHNDRHHANTNVLGMDNDLGYGILRVDEAQEWEPRHLAQPLLNLVNACIFEYGIAMYDLDLGESLRSGAGFTAEQKEEMRTTGRRVARSAFRDYVLHPLLSAPTGSARTTLTANLVANLARNVWSHSVIMCGHFPEGVETFEVEEVEEHETRGRWYLRQMLGSADISGPPLLHVLCGNLSHQIEHHLFPDLPSNRYGEIAGPVRELFERHGLAYNSAPLWRQVASAWHKVLRLSLPPRGTAGARPVTA from the coding sequence ATGGCCTTCCTGCAGCACTCCCCGCTCCGACGCTCCTACGCCGACCTCACGGACGTCGAGGTGGAGGAGATCGGCCGCACCCTGGACGCCCTCCGCGAGGAGGTGCTGGCCGACCGCGGCGCCCGCGACGCGGCGTACGTCCGTCGCGTCATCGCCGTTCAGCGGTGCCTCGAGGTCGGCGGTCGCGTGGTCCTCCTCGGCAGCCGCAGCCGCACCGCGTGGTGGCTCGGCACCACCTCCTTGGCGCTCGCCAAGGTGCTCGACAACATGGAGATCGGCCACAACGTGCTCCACGGCCAGTGGGACTGGATGCGCGACCCGCGGATCCACTCCTCGACGTGGGAGTGGGACCACGCGTCGGCCCCTTCGCAGTGGCAGCGCGCGCACAACGACCGCCACCACGCCAACACCAACGTGCTCGGCATGGACAACGACCTCGGCTACGGCATCCTGCGCGTCGACGAGGCCCAGGAGTGGGAGCCGCGTCATCTCGCGCAGCCGCTGCTGAACCTCGTGAACGCGTGCATCTTCGAGTACGGCATCGCGATGTACGACCTCGACCTGGGCGAGTCGCTGCGCTCGGGCGCCGGCTTCACGGCGGAGCAGAAGGAGGAGATGCGCACGACCGGGCGTCGGGTCGCGCGCAGCGCGTTCCGCGACTACGTGCTGCACCCGCTGCTGTCAGCGCCCACCGGGTCGGCACGCACCACCCTGACCGCCAACCTGGTGGCCAACTTGGCGCGCAACGTGTGGAGCCACTCGGTGATCATGTGCGGCCACTTCCCCGAGGGCGTGGAGACGTTCGAGGTCGAGGAGGTCGAGGAGCACGAGACGAGGGGGCGGTGGTACCTCCGCCAGATGCTCGGCTCCGCCGACATCTCCGGCCCGCCGCTGCTCCACGTGCTGTGCGGCAACCTGTCGCACCAGATCGAGCACCACCTCTTCCCGGACCTGCCGAGCAACCGCTACGGCGAGATCGCCGGGCCCGTGCGCGAGCTCTTCGAGCGTCACGGCCTGGCCTACAACTCCGCCCCGCTGTGGCGACAGGTCGCCAGCGCCTGGCACAAGGTCCTGCGGCTGTCACTGCCGCCACGGGGCACAGCGGGCGCCCGGCCGGTCACCGCCTGA
- a CDS encoding DUF4383 domain-containing protein, giving the protein MTDNARLRNTSVATRTPVQAAAAGVGVVFLLVGVLGFIPGITTNYDSLQAAGHESNAELLGIFQVSVLHNVVHLLFGVAGLALARTASGARLFLVGGGAIYLVLWLYGLVVDKSSQANFVPLNTADDWLHFVLGLGMVALGVVLAKRSRAVGSSR; this is encoded by the coding sequence ATGACTGACAACGCCCGCCTCCGAAACACCTCTGTCGCGACACGGACCCCGGTGCAGGCTGCAGCCGCCGGTGTCGGCGTCGTGTTCCTCCTCGTGGGGGTCCTCGGGTTCATCCCCGGCATCACCACGAACTACGACAGCCTCCAGGCGGCCGGACACGAGTCGAACGCCGAGCTCCTGGGCATCTTCCAGGTGTCGGTGCTCCACAACGTGGTGCACCTGCTCTTCGGCGTGGCCGGGCTCGCGCTGGCGCGCACCGCGTCGGGTGCCCGCCTCTTCCTCGTGGGCGGCGGCGCGATCTACCTCGTGCTGTGGCTCTACGGGCTGGTCGTCGACAAGTCGTCGCAGGCCAACTTCGTGCCTCTCAACACCGCCGACGACTGGCTGCACTTCGTCCTCGGCCTCGGCATGGTCGCCCTCGGCGTGGTGCTGGCGAAGCGCTCCCGGGCCGTGGGCTCGAGCCGCTGA
- a CDS encoding type II toxin-antitoxin system RelE/ParE family toxin, protein MSQAYEVRLASPARRDLRRVPPRIVPAIVEFLYGELARNPKRVGKALERELEGYWSARRGPYRIIYRIDDDQLIVLVVNVDHRADVYRPR, encoded by the coding sequence GTGAGCCAGGCCTACGAGGTCCGCCTCGCCTCGCCGGCGCGACGCGACCTGCGCAGGGTGCCGCCGCGCATCGTACCTGCGATCGTGGAGTTCCTTTACGGCGAGCTCGCGCGGAACCCTAAGCGCGTCGGCAAGGCGCTCGAGCGTGAGCTTGAGGGCTACTGGTCGGCCCGGCGTGGCCCATACCGGATCATCTATCGTATCGACGACGACCAGCTCATCGTGCTGGTCGTCAACGTCGACCACCGCGCGGACGTGTACCGCCCGCGCTGA
- a CDS encoding aromatic-ring-hydroxylating dioxygenase subunit beta — protein sequence MTTRDSWQLQREVEDFLFREAHVLDERRLDDWLTLFTDDVEYLMPLREYLEGDVEPAGHPIMRDDKEMLTIRVRKDDTGYSHVELPASMTCHLISNVVVDEVDVPDEVDVRSAFAVRQARKLRDEAWWTGRRHDRLRRVDGTWKIARRVIYLDATILPRGIAIFF from the coding sequence ATGACCACGCGCGACAGCTGGCAACTCCAGCGGGAGGTTGAGGACTTCCTCTTCCGCGAGGCCCACGTCCTTGACGAGCGAAGGCTCGACGACTGGCTGACCCTCTTCACCGACGACGTCGAGTACCTCATGCCGTTGCGCGAGTACCTCGAAGGTGACGTCGAACCCGCGGGCCATCCGATCATGCGCGACGACAAGGAAATGCTCACGATTCGGGTCCGCAAGGACGACACCGGCTACTCACACGTAGAACTTCCGGCATCGATGACCTGTCATCTCATCAGCAACGTCGTTGTGGACGAGGTCGACGTCCCTGACGAGGTCGACGTCAGGAGTGCCTTCGCCGTCCGGCAAGCGCGAAAGCTTCGAGACGAGGCTTGGTGGACAGGGCGTCGTCACGACCGACTGCGCCGCGTCGACGGGACCTGGAAGATCGCGCGCCGCGTCATCTACCTAGACGCCACGATCCTGCCTCGCGGCATCGCCATCTTTTTCTGA
- a CDS encoding DUF3618 domain-containing protein — translation MGQSTEELRAEIEQTRQSMTTDVDALQDRVSPSAIVERRKQAARGRMRGVRDKVMGTAHGVSSSTSGTAGSAKDSAVGAVDSVRGTAHDTVGAAQDKVQGAPLAAGLVAFGAGMIVSALIPASEKEAVAAGHVVDAAKEHGQPVVDQARSVAQDVASEVKETAAQAAQEVKDTASDSAATLKSEGQSGVDEVRSQTQS, via the coding sequence ATGGGCCAGAGCACAGAAGAACTGAGGGCCGAGATCGAGCAGACGCGTCAGTCGATGACGACCGACGTCGACGCCCTGCAGGACCGCGTGAGCCCCTCGGCCATCGTCGAGCGGCGCAAGCAGGCAGCGCGCGGCCGGATGCGGGGCGTGCGCGACAAGGTCATGGGCACCGCCCACGGCGTGAGCTCCTCGACATCCGGCACGGCCGGGTCCGCCAAGGACTCGGCAGTCGGAGCCGTCGACTCCGTCCGCGGAACGGCCCACGACACCGTGGGTGCTGCGCAGGACAAGGTGCAGGGCGCCCCGCTGGCCGCCGGGCTGGTCGCCTTCGGTGCCGGGATGATCGTCTCGGCGCTGATCCCGGCCTCCGAGAAGGAGGCCGTGGCCGCAGGCCACGTCGTCGACGCCGCCAAGGAGCACGGCCAGCCGGTCGTGGACCAGGCGAGGTCGGTGGCCCAGGACGTCGCCTCCGAGGTGAAGGAGACGGCGGCCCAGGCCGCCCAGGAGGTCAAGGACACTGCCTCCGACAGCGCCGCCACATTGAAGTCGGAAGGACAGTCGGGAGTGGACGAGGTGCGCTCGCAGACGCAGTCCTGA
- a CDS encoding helix-turn-helix domain-containing protein: protein MNASGRDRLRELLDAVLDGEDATLADMASRAHSSPHHFNRLLRRDAGEPPVAMRRRVVLERAAWRLSGGTSVTEAAFEAGYESVEGFARAYSRAFGHPPSTPAAGHWLPSPNGIHFHPPMSLWVQSTEHAMNPITEHLVRHDLDDTRHLVDLARGLAPDDYAATRLPGLQVLGFDGSDETLAELLEHLVATKEIWLAAIEGADLPQGGDTSAAGLLARHDAVAPRWLATVRDLDSRGAWDDRLVDALCDPPESFVMASVFAHVVTYAAARRQLARHLLRDLGVAVDDGDPITWLRRQRGEE from the coding sequence ATGAACGCGTCCGGTCGTGACCGCCTGCGCGAGCTCCTCGACGCCGTCCTGGACGGGGAGGACGCCACGCTCGCCGACATGGCGTCCCGCGCGCACTCCTCGCCGCACCACTTCAACCGGCTCCTGCGGCGCGACGCGGGGGAGCCCCCGGTCGCGATGCGGCGCCGGGTGGTGCTCGAGCGCGCAGCCTGGCGCCTCTCCGGTGGCACGAGCGTCACCGAGGCCGCCTTCGAGGCCGGCTACGAGTCGGTGGAGGGATTCGCCCGCGCCTACTCCCGCGCCTTCGGGCACCCGCCGAGCACCCCGGCGGCCGGCCACTGGCTGCCGTCGCCGAACGGCATCCACTTCCACCCGCCCATGTCGTTGTGGGTGCAGTCCACGGAGCACGCCATGAACCCGATCACCGAGCACCTCGTCCGCCACGACCTCGACGACACCCGCCACCTGGTCGACCTCGCCCGGGGGCTCGCGCCCGACGACTACGCGGCGACACGGCTCCCGGGCCTGCAGGTGCTCGGTTTCGACGGCAGCGACGAGACGCTGGCCGAGCTGCTCGAGCACCTCGTCGCGACCAAGGAGATCTGGCTGGCTGCGATCGAGGGCGCGGACCTCCCGCAGGGCGGTGACACGAGTGCCGCCGGCCTGCTCGCGCGCCATGACGCCGTGGCGCCGCGCTGGCTGGCGACGGTGCGCGACCTCGACAGCAGGGGAGCGTGGGACGACCGGCTCGTCGACGCCCTCTGTGACCCGCCGGAGAGCTTCGTGATGGCCAGCGTCTTCGCCCACGTGGTGACGTACGCCGCCGCGCGACGCCAGCTGGCCCGCCACCTGCTGCGCGACCTCGGCGTCGCGGTCGACGACGGCGACCCGATCACCTGGCTGCGTCGGCAGCGCGGCGAGGAGTGA
- a CDS encoding IS481 family transposase: MSKARLVITAIETEGITQAEAARRYGVSEGWVSKLMARRRTEGDTAYEPKSRRPVTSPNATPEAVVDLVLALRKHLVESGLDAGADTIGWHLQHHHAVTVSRATINRILTRAGAVSPEPAKRPKSSYIRFQAEMPNETWQSDFTHYRLTNPDRSPGADVEIITWLDDHSRYAVHVSAHRRITAKIVLDTFTKAAGQHGYPASTLTDNGMVYTVRFAGGRGGRSMLEHELRRLGIVQKNSRPNHPTTCGKVERFQQTMKNWLRAQSEQPTNLEQLQALLEEFATTYNRHRPHRSLPHRATPAIAYTTRPKATPGADRDTDTHDRVRFDRIDSVGTVTLRVNGRLHHIGVGRTHARTHVILLVHDLDVRIINAATGELLRELTIDTTKDYQPRK; this comes from the coding sequence GTGTCGAAGGCAAGGCTGGTCATCACCGCGATCGAGACCGAGGGCATCACCCAGGCTGAGGCCGCCCGCCGCTACGGAGTGAGTGAGGGCTGGGTCAGCAAGCTGATGGCCCGCCGACGAACCGAGGGCGACACCGCCTACGAACCGAAGTCACGGCGTCCGGTGACCTCGCCCAACGCCACCCCCGAAGCAGTCGTCGACCTCGTCCTCGCGCTGCGCAAGCACCTGGTCGAGTCCGGCCTCGACGCCGGAGCCGACACCATCGGCTGGCACCTGCAGCACCACCACGCAGTGACCGTGTCCCGGGCCACGATCAACCGGATCCTGACTCGCGCCGGCGCGGTGTCCCCTGAGCCGGCCAAACGCCCGAAGTCGTCCTACATCCGCTTCCAGGCCGAGATGCCCAACGAGACCTGGCAGTCAGACTTCACCCACTACCGACTGACCAACCCAGACCGCAGCCCCGGCGCAGACGTCGAGATCATCACCTGGCTCGACGACCACTCCCGCTACGCCGTGCACGTGAGTGCACACCGGCGGATCACGGCCAAGATCGTGCTCGACACCTTCACGAAAGCCGCAGGTCAGCACGGCTACCCCGCATCCACCCTGACCGACAACGGCATGGTCTACACCGTCCGTTTCGCCGGCGGCCGCGGCGGACGCAGCATGCTCGAGCACGAGCTACGACGCCTCGGGATCGTGCAGAAGAACTCCCGCCCGAACCACCCCACCACCTGCGGGAAGGTCGAACGCTTCCAACAGACGATGAAGAACTGGCTACGCGCCCAGTCCGAGCAGCCGACCAACCTCGAGCAACTACAGGCCCTGCTCGAGGAGTTCGCCACCACGTACAACCGGCACCGCCCGCACCGGTCCCTGCCACATCGAGCCACACCGGCCATCGCCTACACGACCCGCCCGAAAGCCACTCCAGGCGCCGACCGCGACACTGACACCCACGACCGAGTCCGGTTCGACCGCATCGACAGCGTCGGCACCGTCACCCTGCGCGTCAACGGCCGGCTGCACCACATCGGCGTCGGACGAACCCACGCCCGAACCCACGTCATCCTGCTCGTCCACGACCTCGACGTCCGCATCATCAACGCCGCCACCGGAGAACTCCTCCGCGAGCTCACCATCGACACCACCAAGGACTACCAACCCCGGAAATGA
- a CDS encoding DUF2200 domain-containing protein: MHRIFATSVASVYPHYVAKAERKGRTRAEVDQVIEWLTGFDAATLATHLEQGTTFEDFFDQAHLNPHVDQITGSVCGVKVQEVEDPLMRRIRYLDKLVDELAQGRPMEKVLRG; the protein is encoded by the coding sequence ATGCACCGCATCTTCGCCACGAGCGTCGCCTCGGTCTACCCCCACTACGTGGCGAAGGCCGAGCGCAAGGGGCGCACGCGGGCGGAGGTCGACCAGGTGATCGAGTGGCTCACCGGCTTCGACGCCGCGACACTGGCGACGCACCTCGAGCAGGGCACCACCTTCGAGGACTTCTTCGACCAGGCGCACCTCAACCCGCACGTCGACCAGATCACCGGGTCCGTGTGCGGGGTGAAGGTCCAGGAGGTCGAGGACCCCCTGATGCGCCGCATCCGCTACCTCGACAAGCTCGTCGACGAGCTGGCCCAGGGCCGTCCGATGGAGAAGGTGCTGCGCGGCTGA
- a CDS encoding type II toxin-antitoxin system Phd/YefM family antitoxin encodes MQTLPISKVKDKLNEFVEAVSLTREQVTITKNGSPAAVLVGADEWESLQETLFWLSRPKTLDDIAEAEREYAEGKTIREDEIRSEFNVPRRPTA; translated from the coding sequence ATGCAGACGCTACCGATCTCAAAGGTCAAGGACAAGCTCAACGAGTTCGTCGAGGCCGTCTCGTTGACCCGTGAGCAGGTCACGATCACCAAGAACGGCTCGCCCGCCGCGGTGCTCGTCGGCGCCGACGAGTGGGAGTCGCTCCAGGAAACCCTGTTCTGGCTCTCGCGCCCAAAGACCCTCGACGACATCGCCGAGGCCGAGCGTGAGTACGCTGAAGGCAAGACGATCCGCGAGGACGAGATCCGCTCCGAGTTCAACGTTCCGCGCCGCCCCACCGCCTGA
- a CDS encoding alpha/beta fold hydrolase, which produces MDVAAHMPPPAAQWRQRTVVGDGVELAVHEVGDPTAPPVVLVHGYPDTHLLWTRLARHLSHELRIIAYDTRGQGLSPTRAPDPAFALPHLAADLMAVLDDASSDRPVHVVGHDWGSVQAWEAVCEPGAEHRIASFTSISGPNLDHVAVWMRGMLQRPTPGRVAGVASQVVSSSYVPLLVSPLAPPVLKIVGDHDAVSGLRYYRGNLGAAARRPRERRTSVPVLQLELTRDLAIRHGALAASDEWCNDIRRVSLPVGHWAPRTHPQVVARQVRRHVLDVEDRAGTTGR; this is translated from the coding sequence ATGGACGTCGCAGCCCACATGCCCCCTCCCGCCGCCCAGTGGCGCCAGCGCACCGTCGTCGGCGACGGCGTCGAGCTCGCCGTGCACGAGGTGGGCGATCCGACCGCGCCACCGGTCGTGCTGGTCCACGGGTACCCCGACACCCACCTGCTCTGGACGCGCCTCGCGCGGCACCTGTCCCACGAGCTGCGCATCATCGCCTACGACACGCGCGGGCAGGGACTCTCGCCCACCCGGGCGCCGGACCCGGCCTTCGCGCTCCCCCACCTCGCTGCCGACCTCATGGCCGTGCTCGACGACGCCTCCTCCGACCGGCCGGTCCACGTGGTGGGGCACGACTGGGGATCGGTCCAGGCGTGGGAAGCCGTGTGCGAGCCCGGGGCCGAGCACCGGATCGCGTCCTTCACCTCGATCAGCGGGCCCAACCTCGACCACGTGGCCGTCTGGATGCGCGGGATGCTCCAGCGCCCGACCCCCGGCCGGGTCGCGGGGGTCGCGAGCCAGGTGGTGTCGTCCTCCTACGTCCCGCTCCTGGTCTCGCCACTGGCCCCGCCCGTGCTCAAGATCGTGGGCGACCACGACGCCGTGTCGGGCCTGCGCTACTACCGCGGCAACCTCGGCGCGGCGGCGCGCCGGCCGCGGGAACGACGTACGTCCGTCCCGGTGCTGCAGCTGGAGCTCACCCGCGACCTCGCCATCCGGCACGGTGCCCTCGCCGCGAGCGACGAGTGGTGCAACGACATCCGACGGGTGAGCCTGCCCGTCGGGCACTGGGCACCGCGCACCCACCCGCAGGTGGTCGCCCGCCAGGTGCGCCGGCACGTGCTCGACGTCGAGGACAGGGCGGGAACGACCGGCCGATGA
- a CDS encoding alpha/beta fold hydrolase: MSDTLSELTEENTVKEIQAGPYRVSYHDAGEGPVVIMLHGGGPGASGWANFNANFASFAAKHRTVLVDMLSFGRSESVVFDAEPATTVRARAVRDLMDALGIERASFLGNSMGGSVAMAFAVDYPDRVDRLVLMGASGMTRTVLFTQPTEGHRRLREASAAPTLETMQALADVMLFDPSVLSQDVLKSRVEAANDLARRDAAARSTAPWREQADEFKRIQARTLIVWGREDRVNPLEIGLLLLREIPDSRLHVFRDCGHWAQLEHPEEFNRIALDFLAAP; this comes from the coding sequence ATGAGCGACACGCTGTCCGAACTGACAGAGGAAAACACCGTTAAGGAGATTCAGGCTGGCCCTTACCGCGTCAGTTACCACGATGCCGGCGAAGGCCCCGTCGTCATCATGCTGCACGGTGGAGGGCCTGGGGCGAGTGGATGGGCGAACTTCAATGCGAACTTCGCGTCGTTCGCTGCCAAGCACAGGACTGTGCTCGTCGACATGCTCAGCTTCGGGCGGTCGGAGTCAGTGGTGTTCGACGCAGAGCCGGCGACAACGGTCCGTGCCCGTGCCGTACGCGACCTGATGGATGCCCTGGGGATCGAGCGCGCAAGCTTCCTCGGCAACTCGATGGGCGGGTCGGTTGCCATGGCATTCGCGGTCGACTATCCCGACCGCGTCGACCGTCTGGTTCTGATGGGCGCTTCCGGCATGACCCGCACGGTGCTGTTCACACAGCCCACCGAGGGACACCGGAGGCTCCGCGAGGCCTCGGCCGCACCTACCCTCGAGACGATGCAGGCGCTCGCCGACGTCATGCTGTTCGATCCCAGCGTTCTGTCCCAGGACGTCCTCAAATCGCGGGTCGAGGCCGCCAACGACCTGGCCCGCCGGGATGCGGCTGCTCGGTCAACGGCGCCTTGGCGCGAACAGGCGGATGAGTTCAAGCGGATCCAGGCTCGCACCCTGATCGTCTGGGGACGGGAGGATCGGGTCAACCCTCTGGAGATTGGCCTTCTCCTGCTGCGCGAGATCCCTGACTCGAGACTGCACGTCTTCCGCGACTGCGGCCACTGGGCGCAGCTTGAGCATCCGGAGGAGTTCAATCGCATCGCGTTGGACTTCCTCGCCGCGCCGTGA
- a CDS encoding phage holin family protein yields the protein MSGSHVAGTSTGTTGTGTGDSRSLGEIVGDLSNDLTTLVKQELDLARTEMKEEATKAGKGAGMLGGAGIAGLLALILGSFALAYLLDNWMPVELAFLIVTILWAIVGAVLAARGRKELKNAHPQLPETQQTLKEDAAWARAQKN from the coding sequence GTGAGCGGCTCGCACGTCGCCGGGACGAGCACCGGGACGACAGGAACGGGGACCGGTGACAGCCGCAGCCTGGGCGAGATCGTCGGCGACCTGAGCAACGACCTCACCACGTTGGTCAAGCAGGAGCTCGACCTCGCGCGCACCGAGATGAAGGAAGAGGCGACCAAGGCCGGGAAGGGTGCCGGGATGCTCGGCGGTGCCGGCATCGCCGGCCTGCTCGCGTTGATCCTCGGATCCTTCGCCCTCGCCTACCTGCTCGACAACTGGATGCCGGTCGAGCTGGCGTTCCTGATCGTCACGATCCTGTGGGCGATCGTCGGCGCCGTCCTCGCGGCCCGAGGCCGCAAGGAGCTCAAGAACGCACACCCGCAGCTGCCGGAGACGCAGCAGACACTCAAGGAGGACGCAGCATGGGCCAGAGCACAGAAGAACTGA
- a CDS encoding non-heme iron oxygenase ferredoxin subunit, with amino-acid sequence MELSTPIHVCDAGDVPRGEGIRIARDDLPEPIAVFNDDGQFFALSDTCSHGQSSLADGEIVNSQIECALHWARFDLKTGDVCALPALLPVTSYPVTVDGDRVLLSISTEGDE; translated from the coding sequence ATGGAGTTGTCGACTCCGATCCACGTCTGCGACGCGGGCGATGTGCCGCGGGGGGAAGGGATAAGGATCGCGCGAGACGATCTGCCGGAGCCGATCGCCGTATTCAACGACGACGGGCAGTTCTTCGCGCTAAGCGACACGTGCAGCCACGGACAGTCGTCGCTCGCTGACGGCGAAATCGTCAATAGTCAGATCGAGTGCGCTCTTCACTGGGCCCGCTTCGACCTCAAGACCGGTGACGTCTGCGCGCTTCCCGCGCTCCTGCCAGTGACCTCTTACCCCGTGACCGTGGACGGCGATCGCGTCCTGTTATCCATCTCTACGGAAGGAGACGAGTGA